In one window of Desulfarculaceae bacterium DNA:
- a CDS encoding DUF364 domain-containing protein, whose translation MKKPLTRIEPHGSGHHHACCGGPPTPRPALAGLPREQRLLAALLAEQGPVPLTVERLALGRRFLAVQADGVVGLSSTLGAAPAPGEAEKARGLAGAPLGEVAGLVMNDSPWLASLGLAALNAARPAPPEARPAGADELLCELAPGKRVVVVGDFPFTAALGEIAAELDLLELRPGAETPPTEEWEAVLGRSQVAAITSTTLLTRALAWALEAAPQAVRVLVGPSTPWSPVLFSHGADVLAGSRVDDPEAVMEAVAQDLGFRAIKKRGVASLVWAKPGSGL comes from the coding sequence ATGAAAAAGCCGCTCACCCGGATAGAGCCCCACGGCTCAGGCCATCACCACGCCTGCTGCGGCGGGCCGCCCACCCCGCGCCCCGCCCTGGCCGGGCTCCCCCGCGAACAGCGCCTGTTGGCCGCGCTCCTGGCCGAGCAGGGGCCCGTGCCGCTCACCGTGGAGCGCCTGGCCCTGGGCCGCCGCTTTTTGGCCGTGCAGGCGGATGGGGTGGTGGGACTGTCTTCGACTCTTGGGGCCGCCCCCGCGCCGGGCGAGGCCGAGAAGGCCCGGGGCTTGGCCGGAGCTCCCCTGGGCGAGGTGGCCGGACTGGTGATGAACGACTCGCCCTGGCTGGCCAGCCTGGGCCTGGCCGCGCTCAACGCCGCGCGGCCCGCGCCCCCGGAGGCCCGCCCCGCCGGGGCCGACGAGCTGCTGTGCGAGCTGGCTCCGGGCAAGCGCGTGGTGGTGGTGGGCGACTTCCCCTTCACCGCCGCCCTGGGCGAGATCGCGGCCGAGCTCGATTTGCTGGAGCTGCGCCCCGGCGCGGAGACCCCGCCCACCGAGGAGTGGGAGGCCGTGCTGGGCCGCTCTCAGGTGGCGGCGATCACCTCCACCACCCTGCTCACCCGCGCCCTGGCCTGGGCCCTGGAGGCCGCGCCCCAGGCGGTGCGGGTGCTGGTGGGCCCCAGCACGCCCTGGTCGCCGGTGCTGTTCAGCCATGGGGCGGACGTGCTGGCCGGCTCGCGGGTGGATGACCCCGAGGCGGTGATGGAGGCGGTGGCCCAAGACCTGGGCTTCCGGGCCATCAAGAAGCGCGGCGTGGCCTCGTTAGTTTGGGCCAAGCCGGGCAGCGGGCTCTAG
- a CDS encoding VOC family protein: MNLSLDHVHMRCQDMQATEDFYLNMFGGEVVARLQVRGNTLVRVKVGDIFLALSPKRGDEPEPQEADPRWGAYELGFIVDDVQKVYEELSAKGVEFIIPPMEPRPGVQAAFLKAPDGMKIEILHRD, translated from the coding sequence ATGAACCTGAGCCTGGACCACGTGCACATGCGCTGCCAAGACATGCAGGCCACCGAGGACTTCTACCTAAACATGTTCGGCGGCGAGGTGGTGGCCCGCCTCCAGGTGCGGGGCAACACCCTGGTGCGGGTCAAGGTGGGGGACATCTTCCTGGCCCTGTCGCCCAAGCGCGGCGACGAGCCCGAGCCCCAAGAGGCCGATCCCCGCTGGGGGGCCTATGAGCTGGGCTTCATCGTGGACGACGTGCAAAAGGTCTACGAGGAGCTCAGCGCCAAGGGGGTGGAGTTCATCATCCCGCCCATGGAGCCGCGCCCCGGCGTGCAGGCCGCTTTCCTCAAGGCCCCCGACGGCATGAAGATCGAGATACTGCACAGGGATTAG
- the ilvD gene encoding dihydroxy-acid dehydratase: MPRRAKDILNGPRWSKVRALMKSMGHSDYDLERPIIGIANTESNIVPGHFNLGQVSASVKQGIFQAGGTPMEFGVIGCCDGVGNGHMGIRYILPSREVIANSVEVVAQAHRFDALVLLGSCDKIVPGLLMAAARLDLPTILVNGGPSLGGCQFDGRPADITALPEGVGMLTAGRMTQEEFDELENSVMPTCGSCSFLGTANSMCCAAEGLGMSLPGSATIPAVYSARLASAQAAGRRIVAMVDEGPTAREIINRAGLENAVRLGLAMGGSTNMVLHMLAVAYEAGVEMGVEVFEEFSKTTPHLAKIYPSAPPNVPDFHAAGGVPAVMRELLPLLNADNPTVSGKTVRENVQNAKKNGSEIIRSMDDPWSAQGGLAVLRGNLAPDSAVTKPAAIDPAMHLFTGTARVFNCEEDANQAILAQKIKPGDVVVIRYEGPKGGPGMPEMALAMKMLYGQGLAKQTALVTDGRFSGTNNGCFVGHISPEAAEGGPLAAVRDGDRITVDIANRRVDVDLSEAEIAERLEGWQRPKPRITSGYLALYSRLTASAAQGAIIPSRYEED; this comes from the coding sequence ATGCCGCGCCGCGCCAAAGATATCCTCAACGGTCCCCGCTGGTCCAAGGTCCGGGCTCTGATGAAGTCCATGGGCCACAGCGACTACGACCTGGAGCGCCCCATCATCGGGATCGCCAACACCGAGAGCAACATCGTGCCCGGCCACTTCAACCTGGGCCAGGTGTCGGCCTCGGTGAAGCAAGGCATCTTCCAGGCCGGAGGCACCCCCATGGAGTTCGGGGTGATCGGCTGCTGCGACGGGGTGGGCAACGGCCATATGGGCATCCGCTACATCCTGCCCTCGCGCGAGGTGATCGCCAACTCGGTGGAGGTGGTGGCCCAAGCCCACCGCTTCGACGCCCTGGTGCTCTTGGGCTCCTGCGACAAGATCGTGCCCGGCCTTTTGATGGCCGCCGCGCGCCTGGACCTGCCCACTATTCTGGTCAACGGCGGGCCCTCCCTGGGCGGCTGCCAGTTCGACGGCCGCCCGGCGGACATCACCGCCCTGCCCGAGGGGGTGGGCATGCTCACCGCCGGGCGCATGACCCAGGAGGAGTTCGACGAGCTGGAGAACAGCGTGATGCCCACCTGCGGCTCGTGCAGCTTTTTGGGCACGGCCAACAGCATGTGCTGCGCGGCCGAGGGGCTGGGCATGAGCCTGCCGGGCAGCGCCACCATCCCGGCGGTGTACTCGGCCCGCCTGGCGTCGGCCCAGGCGGCGGGGCGGCGCATCGTGGCCATGGTGGACGAAGGCCCCACCGCCCGCGAGATCATCAACCGGGCGGGCCTGGAGAACGCGGTGCGCCTGGGCCTGGCCATGGGCGGCTCCACCAACATGGTGTTGCATATGCTGGCCGTGGCCTACGAGGCCGGGGTGGAGATGGGCGTCGAGGTGTTCGAGGAGTTCTCCAAGACCACGCCGCACCTGGCCAAGATCTATCCCTCCGCGCCGCCCAACGTGCCCGACTTCCACGCCGCGGGCGGGGTGCCGGCGGTGATGCGCGAGCTGCTGCCGCTACTCAACGCGGACAACCCCACGGTGAGCGGCAAGACGGTGCGCGAGAACGTGCAAAACGCCAAGAAGAACGGCAGCGAGATCATCCGTAGCATGGACGACCCATGGTCCGCCCAGGGCGGCCTGGCGGTGCTCAGGGGCAACCTGGCCCCGGACTCGGCGGTGACCAAGCCGGCGGCCATCGACCCGGCCATGCATCTGTTCACCGGCACGGCCCGTGTCTTCAACTGCGAGGAGGACGCCAACCAGGCCATCTTGGCCCAGAAGATCAAGCCGGGCGACGTGGTGGTGATCCGCTACGAGGGGCCCAAGGGCGGGCCGGGGATGCCCGAGATGGCCCTGGCCATGAAGATGCTCTACGGCCAGGGGCTGGCCAAGCAGACCGCCCTGGTCACCGACGGGCGTTTTTCGGGCACCAACAACGGCTGCTTCGTGGGGCACATCTCGCCCGAGGCCGCCGAGGGCGGGCCGCTGGCGGCGGTCAGGGACGGCGACCGCATCACCGTGGACATCGCCAACCGGCGGGTGGACGTGGACCTGAGCGAGGCGGAGATCGCCGAGCGCCTCGAGGGTTGGCAGCGGCCCAAGCCGCGCATCACCAGCGGGTACCTGGCCCTCTACTCCCGGCTCACCGCCTCGGCCGCCCAGGGCGCGATCATACCCAGCCGCTACGAGGAAGACTAG
- a CDS encoding phosphate-starvation-inducible PsiE family protein, producing the protein MKGITQRLISRVERYTIVALLLMMVVVILLSTAELGIMLVTDLINPPFMLFKISELLEIFGFFFMILIGLELIETIRMYLDESKIHVEVVFLVAMIAVARKVIILDAKTQEPMTLIAVAAVIVALSLGYYLVKRSHGKKEKKES; encoded by the coding sequence ATGAAAGGGATCACGCAGAGGCTGATCAGCCGGGTGGAGCGCTATACCATCGTCGCCCTGCTGCTGATGATGGTGGTGGTGATCCTGCTCTCCACCGCGGAGCTGGGCATCATGCTGGTCACTGACCTGATCAACCCGCCCTTCATGCTCTTCAAGATCAGCGAGCTTTTGGAGATCTTCGGCTTTTTCTTCATGATCCTCATCGGCCTGGAGCTGATCGAGACCATCCGCATGTATCTGGACGAGTCCAAGATTCACGTGGAGGTGGTGTTCCTGGTGGCTATGATCGCGGTGGCCCGCAAGGTGATCATCCTGGACGCCAAGACCCAGGAGCCCATGACCCTCATCGCCGTGGCCGCGGTGATCGTGGCCCTGTCGCTGGGCTACTACCTGGTCAAACGCTCGCACGGCAAGAAAGAAAAGAAAGAATCCTAG